From a region of the Acinetobacter larvae genome:
- a CDS encoding GNAT family N-acetyltransferase codes for MPMFHHNDFIIRPAQATDLTAIQQIINTEIATGTANWGTISKSMAQLEQWWQHLQQHNFPLLVAQHKEHQTIAGYADYDHFRSLSGYKQSVEHSVFIHPDYNRRGLGKALLTALLYEAQQHDIKVMVAAIDQENVASIRLHQQLGFVQTGLMPKVGQKFGQWRDLVLMQYTFEDVNPL; via the coding sequence ATGCCTATGTTTCACCATAACGATTTTATTATTAGACCAGCACAAGCAACCGATCTAACGGCAATACAGCAAATTATTAATACTGAGATCGCCACAGGCACGGCGAACTGGGGTACGATCAGCAAAAGTATGGCACAACTCGAACAGTGGTGGCAGCACTTACAACAGCACAACTTCCCGCTTTTGGTGGCACAACACAAAGAACATCAGACCATTGCTGGTTATGCAGACTATGATCACTTCCGTAGTTTAAGCGGCTATAAACAAAGCGTTGAACATTCGGTGTTTATTCATCCTGATTACAATCGCCGCGGTTTGGGAAAAGCACTTTTAACAGCACTTTTATATGAAGCACAACAACATGACATCAAAGTGATGGTTGCAGCTATTGACCAAGAAAATGTTGCGTCAATTCGGTTACATCAGCAACTCGGTTTTGTTCAAACAGGTTTAATGCCCAAAGTTGGACAAAAATTTGGACAGTGGCGTGATCTGGTATTGATGCAATATACCTTTGAAGACGTTAACCCACTTTAG
- a CDS encoding glutathione S-transferase family protein encodes MLELYIGNKNYSSWSLRAWLVLKTAAIPFYEHMVFFDDFQKQSPFKQKILALSSVGKVPILKHKDLIITDSLAICEYLAECYPDRLLWPKDPAQRAYARSITAEMHSGFNVFRQYFPMNIEAELGELGAKYCQDNAALQQELDRMQAIWSSRPTRDGFLCGPQFGIADAFYAPMVLRCLSYAVPLSEDAQAYVQQVLTVPALQQWIKEAKQEHRFVEINEPYRRRI; translated from the coding sequence ATGCTAGAACTTTACATTGGCAATAAAAACTATTCCTCTTGGTCTTTAAGAGCGTGGTTGGTGTTAAAAACAGCGGCAATACCTTTTTACGAGCATATGGTGTTTTTTGATGATTTTCAGAAACAGAGCCCATTTAAGCAAAAGATTTTAGCGTTAAGTAGCGTCGGTAAAGTACCTATTCTAAAGCATAAAGATCTCATCATTACAGATAGCTTGGCAATTTGTGAATATTTAGCCGAGTGTTATCCAGATCGTTTGTTATGGCCCAAAGATCCTGCACAGCGTGCATATGCACGATCCATTACAGCAGAAATGCATAGTGGATTTAATGTCTTTCGGCAATATTTCCCGATGAATATTGAAGCTGAATTGGGCGAGCTTGGGGCAAAATATTGTCAAGACAATGCCGCATTACAGCAAGAACTGGATCGTATGCAAGCGATTTGGTCGTCACGACCAACGCGTGATGGGTTTTTATGTGGACCACAATTTGGTATAGCAGATGCTTTTTATGCGCCGATGGTTCTGCGTTGTCTGAGTTATGCAGTACCGCTGTCTGAGGATGCACAAGCTTATGTCCAGCAAGTGCTAACAGTCCCTGCATTACAACAATGGATCAAAGAAGCCAAACAAGAGCATCGTTTTGTGGAAATTAATGAACCCTATCGTCGTCGTATATAA
- the dapA gene encoding 4-hydroxy-tetrahydrodipicolinate synthase: MTQQAQTIQGSIVALVTPMLEDGSVDWKSLDKLVEWHIEQGTNSIVAVGTTGEASTLSMAEHTQVIKEIIRVANKRIPIIAGTGANSTHEALELTKEAKELGADAALLVTPYYNKPTQEGLYQHYKTIAEAVDLPIILYNVPGRTGVDMHNETIVRLADISNIIGVKDATGDVPRGQALLDALQDKHMTVYSGDDATAWRLMLSGAKGNISVTANVAPKQVSEVCAAAIAGNAALAEQLNNKVTNLNHILFCESNPIPAKWALYEMGRIGTGIRLPLTPLAQQYRETVRAELQAAGLI, translated from the coding sequence ATGACTCAGCAAGCACAGACCATTCAAGGCTCAATTGTCGCACTCGTCACACCAATGTTAGAAGATGGAAGCGTTGACTGGAAGAGCCTGGACAAGCTGGTTGAGTGGCACATAGAACAAGGCACTAATAGTATAGTTGCTGTCGGGACAACCGGCGAAGCTTCTACGCTTAGTATGGCAGAACATACACAAGTGATTAAGGAAATCATTCGTGTCGCCAACAAACGTATTCCGATTATTGCTGGTACTGGTGCAAACTCAACACATGAAGCGCTTGAGCTCACCAAGGAAGCCAAAGAACTTGGCGCAGATGCCGCACTTTTAGTTACCCCATACTATAACAAGCCAACGCAAGAAGGTTTATATCAACATTATAAAACCATTGCGGAAGCAGTTGATCTACCAATCATTTTATATAATGTTCCAGGTCGTACTGGCGTGGATATGCACAATGAAACGATTGTGCGTCTGGCCGACATCAGCAATATCATTGGTGTAAAAGATGCCACCGGCGATGTACCTCGTGGTCAAGCATTATTGGACGCACTCCAAGATAAACACATGACGGTTTATTCAGGGGATGATGCAACAGCATGGCGTTTGATGCTGTCCGGTGCGAAAGGTAATATTTCGGTGACTGCCAATGTCGCACCGAAACAGGTGAGTGAAGTGTGTGCCGCCGCAATCGCGGGGAATGCTGCCTTGGCAGAGCAACTTAATAACAAAGTTACAAATTTAAATCACATCTTGTTTTGTGAATCGAATCCGATTCCTGCAAAGTGGGCCTTATATGAAATGGGGCGTATTGGAACAGGCATTCGCTTACCTTTGACTCCTTTGGCACAACAATATCGTGAAACTGTGCGTGCTGAATTACAAGCCGCGGGTCTCATTTAA
- a CDS encoding HPF/RaiA family ribosome-associated protein has product MNIEIRTDKNIKNSERLISYVREELTKEFQRHTERITQFSVHISDENGDKGGADDIRCMVEVKAAGIKPVVVTHKAKNIDLSLHGAIERVKRSLEHVLEKQENPRGGQLELADEI; this is encoded by the coding sequence ATGAACATTGAAATCCGTACAGACAAGAACATTAAAAATAGTGAGCGTTTGATTAGCTATGTGCGTGAAGAGTTAACCAAAGAATTTCAGCGTCATACTGAACGCATTACCCAGTTCTCAGTGCATATTAGTGATGAGAATGGTGATAAAGGCGGCGCAGACGATATACGTTGTATGGTCGAAGTCAAAGCTGCAGGGATTAAACCTGTTGTAGTGACCCATAAAGCCAAAAATATCGACTTATCTCTACATGGCGCGATTGAACGTGTAAAACGCAGCCTAGAACATGTCTTAGAGAAACAAGAAAACCCGCGTGGTGGGCAATTAGAGCTTGCCGATGAAATCTAA
- the pncA gene encoding bifunctional nicotinamidase/pyrazinamidase, protein MQHADRALIVVDVQNGFTPGGNLAVAHADQIIPIINQLAPHFDNIVITQDWHPSDHISFAHQHPGKHAFETILLDYGPQVLWPEHCVQGSHDAELHPALHLPTAQLIIRKGFHRHIDSYSAFLEADRKTTTGLAGYLRERGIQDVYIVGIATDFCVAWTAMDACKLGFNSYVIADATRGIDLNGSLQHAWQEMLAQGVQRCMSQQFLKSSSAF, encoded by the coding sequence ATGCAACACGCAGATCGTGCACTCATTGTAGTTGACGTACAGAATGGTTTTACTCCAGGCGGCAATCTGGCGGTGGCACATGCCGATCAAATTATTCCTATCATCAACCAGTTGGCACCACACTTTGATAATATCGTGATTACCCAAGATTGGCATCCCAGTGATCACATTTCTTTTGCGCATCAACATCCAGGCAAGCACGCTTTCGAAACCATTCTGCTAGATTACGGTCCTCAGGTTCTGTGGCCAGAACATTGTGTACAAGGTAGCCATGATGCCGAGCTCCATCCGGCACTCCACCTGCCGACTGCGCAATTGATTATTCGCAAAGGCTTTCATCGGCATATCGACAGTTACTCAGCATTTTTAGAAGCAGATCGTAAAACCACGACGGGCTTGGCAGGTTATCTACGTGAACGTGGCATCCAAGATGTTTATATTGTGGGGATTGCGACCGATTTCTGTGTGGCATGGACAGCAATGGATGCTTGTAAACTTGGCTTTAATAGCTATGTGATTGCCGATGCAACACGGGGGATCGATTTAAACGGCTCCTTACAACATGCCTGGCAAGAAATGCTGGCACAAGGGGTACAACGCTGTATGAGCCAACAGTTTTTAAAATCATCTAGCGCTTTTTAA
- a CDS encoding DUF2147 domain-containing protein: protein MKKIALTLGLLAASVFANAADALNGTTWKTIDDETKQPRALVKFTEQSNGTLTATIQSILVAGEENACTKCEGAYKNKPLKGVTIVKNLKNVGGNKYDGGTILDPKTGKTYSLKGELAGNKLNLRGFIGVSVLGRNQTWIRAN, encoded by the coding sequence ATGAAAAAAATAGCACTGACACTTGGTCTACTCGCTGCTTCAGTATTTGCAAATGCTGCAGATGCATTAAATGGTACAACATGGAAAACGATTGACGATGAAACAAAGCAACCACGTGCTTTGGTTAAATTTACCGAACAAAGTAATGGTACATTAACAGCAACTATTCAATCTATTTTGGTTGCAGGTGAAGAAAATGCTTGTACCAAATGCGAAGGCGCTTATAAAAATAAACCTTTAAAAGGCGTCACTATTGTGAAAAACCTTAAAAATGTTGGTGGTAATAAATATGATGGCGGTACGATTTTAGATCCCAAAACTGGTAAAACCTATAGCTTAAAAGGTGAGCTTGCTGGTAATAAACTTAATCTTCGTGGCTTTATTGGCGTATCAGTGCTCGGTCGTAATCAAACATGGATTCGTGCTAACTAA
- a CDS encoding bile acid:sodium symporter family protein, giving the protein MTSFLRFSQFIQKTFALWVMLFAVIALIIPDAFVWLKAYMPWMLGIIMFGMGMSMTFNDFKGVIASPKAVAIGVFAQFIIMPGLAYILCKLFQLPAEIAIGVILVGCCPGGTASNVITYMAKGNTALSVACTTISTILAPILTPGIFYLLASQWLHINASAMFISILQVVLFPIFLGLIARTLFKKQVEHYIQAMPLISVVAIIAIVAAIIGDSKAAMLQSGLLILCVVILHNGLGYLCGYTLSRLLRLNYPDRKAVAIEVGMQNSGLGVTLAAVHFAASPITALPSAIFSLWHNISGPMLATYWASKTDPDSSKEIVRRNSNQK; this is encoded by the coding sequence ATGACCTCATTTCTTCGTTTCTCACAGTTTATTCAAAAAACATTTGCTTTATGGGTCATGTTATTTGCCGTAATTGCACTGATTATTCCTGACGCCTTTGTCTGGCTCAAAGCATATATGCCGTGGATGCTTGGTATTATTATGTTCGGTATGGGCATGAGTATGACCTTTAATGACTTCAAAGGGGTAATTGCCAGTCCCAAAGCCGTCGCGATCGGGGTATTTGCTCAGTTTATTATCATGCCGGGTCTCGCCTATATATTATGTAAGCTATTTCAATTACCCGCAGAAATCGCCATAGGGGTTATTCTGGTGGGTTGTTGCCCTGGTGGGACAGCATCCAATGTCATTACCTATATGGCCAAAGGCAATACCGCGTTATCTGTTGCTTGTACTACAATTTCCACTATTTTAGCGCCAATACTCACACCGGGTATTTTCTATCTACTTGCTAGTCAATGGTTACATATCAATGCCAGCGCCATGTTTATTTCGATTTTACAAGTCGTTCTGTTCCCTATTTTCTTAGGATTAATTGCACGGACATTATTTAAAAAACAAGTTGAACACTATATTCAGGCGATGCCATTGATTTCAGTTGTGGCGATTATTGCCATTGTGGCTGCCATTATTGGTGACAGTAAAGCAGCAATGTTGCAATCTGGTTTACTGATTTTATGTGTGGTGATATTACATAATGGCTTGGGTTATCTTTGTGGTTATACACTCAGCCGTTTATTGCGATTAAATTATCCAGATCGTAAAGCCGTAGCGATTGAAGTGGGAATGCAGAATTCTGGGCTTGGCGTCACCTTGGCGGCAGTACACTTTGCAGCCTCGCCCATTACCGCACTTCCCAGCGCAATTTTCAGTCTATGGCATAATATCTCTGGTCCCATGCTCGCCACCTACTGGGCGAGTAAAACGGATCCCGACAGCAGCAAAGAAATAGTCAGAAGAAATAGTAATCAAAAGTAG
- a CDS encoding outer membrane protein OmpK, giving the protein MNFSRALLSTVIFSATTTLSAAPAWQDFSVTALYGEHYKVVDPQQTTITLEYAGKAKYADVFFFLDHLKGGDDHKTTYFELSPRFSLGEITQKDLSYGPIKDVLISTTWESNHDDFDNNFDNFLYGFAVDLDVPYFNYFNLNFYRAHNDKQKNDYQLTASYALPFNWGSQDFLVDGFLDWSTAEKDHPSELNWTTQWKWNLGKNISPDTRLYLGIEHSVWNNKFGIKGQDENNVSALLKYHF; this is encoded by the coding sequence ATGAATTTTTCTCGCGCATTGCTCTCGACGGTTATATTCTCGGCAACAACAACATTATCTGCTGCACCCGCTTGGCAAGATTTTAGTGTCACGGCACTATATGGTGAACATTATAAAGTCGTCGACCCACAACAAACCACCATTACCTTAGAATATGCTGGCAAAGCAAAATACGCTGATGTATTTTTCTTTCTAGATCATTTAAAAGGTGGTGATGATCATAAAACAACTTACTTTGAATTATCTCCGCGTTTTAGTTTAGGTGAAATAACCCAAAAAGATTTAAGTTATGGTCCAATTAAAGATGTACTTATTTCTACCACATGGGAAAGTAACCATGATGACTTTGACAATAACTTTGATAACTTCCTTTATGGTTTCGCTGTTGACTTAGATGTGCCTTATTTTAATTACTTCAATCTCAACTTTTATCGTGCCCATAATGATAAACAAAAAAATGACTATCAACTCACTGCAAGCTATGCACTACCGTTTAACTGGGGAAGCCAAGATTTTCTAGTCGATGGTTTTCTGGATTGGTCTACTGCTGAAAAAGATCATCCCAGTGAATTAAACTGGACTACGCAATGGAAATGGAATCTTGGTAAAAATATTTCCCCAGATACGCGTTTATATTTGGGTATAGAGCATTCTGTTTGGAATAATAAGTTTGGTATTAAGGGGCAAGATGAAAATAATGTCAGTGCATTGCTGAAATACCATTTCTAA
- a CDS encoding DUF523 domain-containing protein — MKFLISACLLGDRVRYDGQHAAQQYLQQLLQQQQVIKICPEQAGGLATPRAAAEIVGGDGSDVLNARARVLDCEGVDVSAAFVKGAYLTLQLAQYHQVTHIVLKSKSPSCGTAHIYDGHFRGQLRSGAGVTAALLQQHGFEVWDEQSFWQYLTTQGLAWLAE, encoded by the coding sequence ATGAAATTTTTAATCAGTGCCTGTTTATTAGGTGATCGCGTTCGTTATGATGGGCAACACGCTGCACAGCAATATTTACAGCAGTTGTTGCAACAGCAACAGGTTATCAAGATTTGTCCAGAACAGGCTGGTGGTTTGGCAACACCACGTGCAGCTGCAGAAATTGTAGGCGGTGATGGCAGCGATGTATTGAATGCTCGTGCACGGGTTTTGGATTGCGAGGGCGTCGATGTCAGTGCAGCCTTTGTAAAGGGGGCATATTTGACCTTGCAACTGGCCCAATATCATCAAGTCACCCATATTGTACTCAAATCAAAAAGCCCTTCTTGTGGGACAGCACACATTTATGATGGTCATTTTCGTGGGCAACTTCGCTCAGGTGCTGGTGTTACCGCAGCATTATTACAGCAGCATGGCTTTGAAGTTTGGGATGAACAGAGCTTTTGGCAGTATTTGACAACACAAGGCTTGGCTTGGTTAGCAGAATAA
- a CDS encoding transporter, which produces MKLLQKTMLLVCCSSSMAVLANDFSFDRPGTGFGTGITPVGRLAWEQSLPSVNYQQSTLEGDRQKNLTLNGDVLLRTGLASGLELQLGWDGPAWSQTKYRGQTHEKSGNGDVSIALKKAIDLNDDKMSMAVLARAQIATGNDEFSAHDDIYTVGSSLDYKFNDLVNTGISMYYEVQNSDWSVTAVPNINYKIAGKLSGFSEFVYRKQESQAYQYSLGQGLIYSLNDRAQLDASIAVQLNGDDRDYKAGLGFAYLF; this is translated from the coding sequence ATGAAACTTTTGCAAAAAACAATGCTGTTGGTGTGCTGTTCAAGCAGCATGGCGGTCTTAGCCAATGATTTTTCTTTTGATCGTCCCGGAACTGGCTTTGGTACAGGGATTACGCCTGTGGGGCGTTTGGCTTGGGAACAGAGTTTGCCGAGTGTAAATTATCAACAAAGTACGCTAGAAGGTGATCGTCAGAAGAATTTAACGCTTAATGGCGATGTCTTATTGCGTACAGGTTTAGCATCTGGCTTGGAATTACAATTGGGGTGGGACGGTCCAGCATGGTCACAAACCAAATATCGTGGTCAGACCCATGAAAAGTCTGGTAATGGTGATGTCAGTATTGCTCTAAAAAAAGCCATTGATTTAAATGACGATAAAATGTCTATGGCGGTGTTGGCAAGAGCACAGATTGCTACAGGCAATGATGAATTTAGTGCGCATGACGATATCTATACAGTTGGTTCAAGTTTAGATTATAAGTTCAATGATTTAGTCAATACTGGCATCAGTATGTACTATGAAGTGCAAAATAGTGACTGGTCTGTAACTGCTGTTCCAAACATTAATTATAAAATCGCAGGCAAACTCTCTGGTTTTTCAGAGTTTGTTTATCGCAAGCAAGAAAGCCAAGCTTACCAGTATTCTCTAGGACAAGGGCTAATTTATAGTCTAAATGATCGAGCACAATTGGATGCCAGTATTGCGGTGCAATTGAATGGAGATGATCGAGATTATAAAGCTGGATTGGGCTTTGCTTACTTATTCTAA
- the purC gene encoding phosphoribosylaminoimidazolesuccinocarboxamide synthase, whose product MLKQNLLYTGKAKSVYETDSADHLILVFRDDASAFNGEKIEQLDRKGKVNNRFNAFIMDKLTEAGIETHFEKLLSPTEVLVKKLQMIPVECVIRNYAAGSLCRRLGVEEGKELTPPTFELFFKDDALGDPMVNESQAIALGWATAAQLEQMKVLTYQVNDVLKALFEQGNMILVDFKLEFGVFHDRIVLGDEFSPDGCRLWDKDTKKKLDKDRFRQGLGGVVEAYEEVAARIGIDLSDI is encoded by the coding sequence ATGTTGAAACAAAACTTGCTCTATACTGGTAAAGCGAAATCCGTCTATGAAACAGATAGTGCAGACCACCTGATCTTAGTCTTCCGCGACGATGCATCTGCCTTCAATGGTGAGAAAATCGAGCAGCTAGATCGTAAAGGTAAGGTGAACAACCGCTTTAATGCCTTTATTATGGATAAACTTACTGAGGCGGGTATCGAAACGCATTTCGAAAAACTCCTTTCTCCAACAGAAGTGTTGGTGAAAAAATTGCAAATGATTCCAGTTGAATGTGTGATTCGTAACTATGCAGCTGGTTCATTGTGTCGCCGTTTAGGTGTAGAGGAAGGCAAAGAGCTTACACCGCCTACATTTGAGTTATTCTTTAAAGATGACGCATTGGGCGATCCAATGGTCAATGAATCACAAGCTATTGCATTGGGGTGGGCAACTGCAGCGCAATTAGAGCAAATGAAAGTGCTGACTTACCAAGTGAATGACGTGCTTAAAGCACTATTTGAGCAAGGTAATATGATTCTGGTAGATTTCAAACTTGAGTTCGGTGTATTCCACGATCGCATTGTGTTGGGTGATGAGTTCTCTCCAGATGGTTGTCGTCTATGGGATAAAGACACCAAGAAAAAACTAGACAAAGACCGTTTCCGTCAGGGTCTAGGGGGCGTGGTTGAGGCCTATGAAGAAGTTGCTGCACGTATTGGCATAGACTTGTCTGATATCTAA
- a CDS encoding ankyrin repeat domain-containing protein produces the protein MLTAQQENFIQAIQNLDLPQVQQRLAEGLDPNIIDAELGPAISVWSDGLFKWWEAVCEAYEAGQPFSEDEKQQRLQVHLDILEAMLAAKVNVHLWDCEECYGPLWDAASAACVPAVKRLLELGVNPNSKDDEDKTILSSISDLFFDCDFDEIDWQQALAEEKETLHLLREHGGKMTKELI, from the coding sequence ATGTTAACTGCACAGCAAGAAAATTTTATTCAAGCCATTCAAAACTTAGATCTGCCACAAGTACAGCAACGATTAGCAGAGGGCTTGGATCCAAACATCATTGATGCTGAGCTAGGACCAGCAATTTCAGTATGGTCTGATGGCTTATTTAAATGGTGGGAAGCCGTATGTGAAGCTTATGAGGCGGGTCAACCGTTTTCGGAAGATGAAAAACAGCAACGTTTACAAGTACACTTGGATATTTTGGAAGCAATGCTTGCTGCCAAAGTTAATGTGCATCTTTGGGATTGCGAAGAATGCTATGGACCCTTGTGGGACGCGGCAAGTGCTGCATGCGTACCAGCTGTCAAACGATTACTTGAGCTGGGCGTCAATCCCAACAGCAAAGACGATGAAGATAAAACGATTCTAAGTTCAATTAGCGATTTATTCTTTGATTGTGATTTTGATGAAATTGATTGGCAACAGGCGTTGGCTGAAGAAAAAGAAACCTTGCACTTATTGCGTGAACATGGTGGCAAGATGACCAAGGAATTGATTTAA
- a CDS encoding alpha/beta fold hydrolase, which yields MFKVKQSQHCGKKIYLALLCGFLLQSPAFAAQPSFDFPTPTQQHSQPFSLLKSVAIDAQTQLATRYKPGEGTPIVFVHGSWDDHHSWLAVAEQLAQQLKNPIILYDRRGHSASTPDQAQGTITQDVKDAIALTKALGFEQAHFIGHSYGANIVMQLAEQYPLVAKSIVLYEPPLFGLLKGKAQYQNNLQQVQTAMQSAKQSLEQGDIEKGSIEFIEQVAFGANSWQNLFDERARATMLASYRTWLDQANDPERLNLKAEPLNQYSGRISILYGTDSIAAYQNIITELDHVLKQKKLLAIPGAGHGGLVSHSDQTTQAIVQHLR from the coding sequence ATGTTTAAAGTGAAGCAATCACAACATTGCGGCAAAAAAATTTATCTGGCATTACTCTGTGGCTTTTTATTACAAAGTCCAGCCTTTGCAGCCCAGCCTAGCTTTGATTTTCCCACACCAACGCAACAGCATAGCCAGCCGTTTTCGTTACTCAAAAGCGTTGCCATTGATGCACAAACACAATTGGCAACACGCTATAAGCCCGGTGAAGGTACACCAATCGTTTTTGTACATGGCTCTTGGGATGATCATCATTCTTGGTTAGCCGTCGCTGAACAACTGGCTCAACAGCTTAAAAATCCAATTATTCTCTATGATCGTCGTGGTCATAGCGCCTCCACTCCCGATCAAGCCCAAGGTACGATCACACAAGATGTAAAAGATGCAATCGCATTAACCAAAGCACTGGGGTTTGAGCAAGCGCATTTTATCGGGCATTCATATGGTGCCAATATTGTTATGCAACTTGCGGAGCAATACCCTCTCGTTGCAAAAAGCATCGTACTCTATGAACCCCCGCTATTTGGTTTATTAAAGGGCAAAGCACAATATCAAAACAATTTACAGCAGGTACAGACCGCGATGCAGTCTGCAAAACAGTCTTTAGAACAAGGTGATATCGAAAAAGGCAGCATTGAGTTTATTGAGCAAGTTGCCTTTGGTGCCAATAGCTGGCAGAACCTTTTTGATGAGCGTGCCAGAGCAACCATGCTAGCGAGCTATCGTACTTGGTTAGATCAAGCCAATGATCCGGAACGCTTAAATCTAAAAGCGGAGCCACTCAACCAATACTCGGGTCGTATTAGTATTTTATATGGCACTGACTCTATTGCAGCTTATCAAAATATCATTACTGAACTTGATCATGTCTTAAAGCAGAAAAAATTACTCGCCATTCCTGGTGCTGGGCATGGTGGTTTAGTTTCACATAGTGATCAGACCACGCAAGCCATTGTGCAGCATTTGCGCTAA
- a CDS encoding lipoprotein-34 precursor (NlpB): MQLRFALTAVLAAMTLTACGSMGLNNGSLKYKNTKTLEPIQYPEGFTVRPARPLYPAPVIDPLALQHAPILENKNGKRFELPRPEETVERQAAVAQALQAQAVGRPQMLADGNGNPLIKIDGRADEVWKYIVATLSSINAPVVTRNDSAYEATIKVDDQAYIVRLLPAGSSNNIAIFNTNSGFADQSKATELLTQIYQNWPA, translated from the coding sequence ATGCAATTACGTTTTGCTTTAACCGCTGTTTTAGCAGCGATGACATTAACTGCTTGTGGATCCATGGGCTTAAATAATGGTTCCTTGAAGTATAAAAATACGAAGACCTTAGAGCCTATTCAGTATCCAGAAGGTTTTACAGTTAGACCAGCAAGACCATTGTATCCTGCCCCTGTGATTGATCCATTGGCATTACAACACGCTCCGATTTTAGAAAATAAAAACGGTAAGCGCTTTGAATTGCCGCGTCCAGAGGAAACTGTTGAGCGTCAAGCTGCGGTTGCTCAGGCACTGCAAGCACAAGCAGTTGGTCGCCCTCAAATGCTCGCCGATGGCAATGGCAATCCATTGATTAAAATCGATGGTCGTGCGGATGAAGTTTGGAAATATATCGTTGCCACACTGAGTAGTATCAATGCGCCTGTGGTGACGCGCAATGATAGTGCTTATGAGGCAACGATCAAGGTAGATGATCAAGCTTATATTGTGCGCTTACTGCCTGCCGGTTCTAGCAATAATATTGCTATCTTTAATACCAATAGTGGTTTTGCTGATCAGAGCAAAGCCACTGAGTTATTAACTCAAATCTACCAAAATTGGCCAGCCTAG